One Campylobacter concisus DNA segment encodes these proteins:
- a CDS encoding dynamin family protein, translating into MDEFLKQAWRANKIYTNAAASVPFYPDLLALLLVCDEKNLDQFMALDEFRAVLKRLKVELDIFSIQSAQLATLKALNEAKISSDEIVKYLEILRDEKIIDDEKFGFLEKIISKNKGTNEAKISHIKPKDHFHKNLDFLNEINKKASLFDNEKTFLEALVAAKKRSNETLFNIAASGVINSGKSTLLNALLNKSVLGASNVPETINLTILKYSKDSFARVNFYTLDELLALGIPSENLPSKSVDIGIDEIKNYTSSSSKTANLVKSVELYDDLELLKDNVCIIDTPGIDDAVILREQITTNFMKKCDLLAHLMNASQSATQKDALFLKKCLENSHIVRLAVVLTHADELSAKELNETLNYTKKAIGEQINGVEIDYFALSAKSYLEGAANSGVEEFKDYLYEVLFGKNSKKSALILSSYQKELKNILNNKLEATKAEILSLKAYEVELKKLQNEQASVKNALSENFSKLESLTQNELAKLESSNTKNIYKMGLETLLQNLNDKVKSEIAYCKSKKQSLNLERLEQIAKTTLRDGVMALMREARNETLVQTRSCEQNIALNFDDYVMSKDEVFNINDFLEQMGVKLEFKELLAAFRAKISSDASEALLGLKEGLLKDKNISQFCEILTDHEKNRLLYLIKTYESAQKATLDKRLKELDHELEKLSSQNQNSLLKLKEQNALQDEICSLLGELENV; encoded by the coding sequence ATGGATGAGTTTTTAAAACAGGCTTGGCGTGCAAATAAAATTTATACAAATGCTGCTGCTAGCGTGCCATTTTACCCAGATCTGCTAGCTCTTCTTCTAGTTTGCGACGAGAAAAATTTAGATCAGTTTATGGCGCTTGATGAGTTTAGAGCGGTGCTAAAAAGGCTTAAGGTTGAGCTAGATATATTTAGCATACAAAGTGCGCAGCTTGCGACTCTTAAGGCACTAAATGAGGCTAAAATTTCAAGCGATGAGATAGTAAAATATCTAGAAATATTGCGTGATGAAAAGATCATAGATGATGAGAAATTTGGCTTTTTAGAAAAGATCATAAGCAAAAACAAAGGGACTAATGAGGCTAAAATTTCTCATATAAAGCCAAAAGATCACTTCCATAAAAACCTAGACTTTTTAAATGAGATAAACAAAAAAGCAAGCTTGTTTGATAATGAAAAAACATTTTTAGAGGCGCTTGTGGCAGCCAAAAAAAGATCAAACGAAACGCTTTTTAACATAGCTGCAAGCGGCGTCATAAACTCTGGCAAATCAACCCTTTTAAACGCCCTTTTAAACAAATCCGTCCTTGGTGCTTCAAACGTGCCAGAAACGATAAATTTAACCATTTTAAAATACTCCAAAGATAGCTTTGCAAGGGTAAATTTTTACACCTTAGATGAGCTTTTAGCACTTGGTATACCAAGCGAAAATTTGCCAAGCAAAAGCGTAGATATCGGCATAGATGAGATAAAAAACTACACCTCTTCAAGCTCAAAAACAGCAAATCTCGTAAAAAGCGTCGAGCTTTATGACGACTTGGAGCTTTTAAAGGACAACGTCTGCATCATAGACACGCCAGGTATCGATGATGCGGTGATTTTAAGAGAGCAGATCACTACAAATTTTATGAAAAAGTGCGACCTTTTAGCCCACCTAATGAACGCCTCACAAAGTGCCACGCAAAAGGACGCGCTATTTTTGAAAAAATGTCTTGAAAACTCGCATATCGTAAGGCTTGCCGTGGTGCTAACTCACGCTGATGAGCTAAGTGCCAAAGAGCTAAACGAGACGCTAAACTACACTAAAAAAGCGATCGGCGAGCAGATAAATGGCGTGGAGATTGATTATTTTGCGCTTAGTGCAAAAAGCTACTTAGAAGGCGCTGCAAATAGCGGTGTAGAGGAGTTTAAAGACTATCTTTACGAGGTGCTCTTTGGCAAAAACTCTAAAAAATCAGCCCTTATCTTAAGCTCGTATCAAAAGGAGCTAAAAAATATCCTAAATAACAAGCTTGAAGCTACTAAGGCTGAAATTTTGTCGCTCAAAGCTTATGAGGTGGAGCTTAAAAAGCTTCAAAATGAGCAGGCAAGCGTTAAAAACGCACTTAGTGAAAATTTCTCTAAACTTGAAAGTCTAACTCAAAATGAGCTTGCAAAGCTTGAAAGCAGCAACACCAAAAATATCTATAAAATGGGGCTTGAGACGCTTTTACAAAACCTAAACGACAAGGTAAAAAGCGAGATAGCCTACTGTAAAAGCAAAAAGCAAAGCTTAAATTTAGAGCGACTAGAGCAGATCGCAAAAACGACGCTTCGTGACGGTGTGATGGCACTTATGAGAGAGGCTAGAAACGAAACTTTAGTGCAAACAAGATCGTGCGAGCAAAATATCGCTTTAAATTTTGATGATTATGTGATGAGTAAAGATGAGGTTTTTAACATCAATGACTTTTTAGAGCAAATGGGCGTAAAGCTTGAATTTAAGGAGCTTTTAGCTGCATTTAGAGCGAAAATTTCAAGTGATGCAAGTGAAGCACTTTTAGGCTTAAAAGAGGGCTTGCTAAAAGATAAAAATATCTCCCAATTTTGTGAAATTTTAACTGATCATGAAAAAAATCGCCTTTTATACCTCATAAAAACCTATGAAAGCGCTCAAAAAGCCACGCTTGATAAGAGGCTAAAAGAGCTAGATCATGAGCTAGAAAAGCTTAGCTCGCAAAATCAAAACTCACTTTTAAAACTAAAAGAGCAAAACGCCTTGCAAGATGAAATTTGCTCGCTTTTAGGGGAGCTAGAAAATGTTTAA
- a CDS encoding dynamin family protein has translation MFNEFINAYKARYFKVFTSDFKGELARLVNELNDPSLHASDEIKESLNLLIDTLNEPPLIAVIGQFSSGKSTFLNALLGQNILPSGLTPVTAKAVRLKFAKMPLLSVKFTNGSESLLASSELAQLNAMSEQIKSMTLYAPSEILKEVNFIDTPGLNSLRDADTKETKNTLKKVCGAIWLSLANNAAKASELESVEEILRTNDLKALCFINQKDKLSKDELESLLKHARQTYGELFEDIIAISSKQALNGITNENKGELESSNFAKALSAVKEAFLNTNFKENFIKARAKKIVNFLIAEQENRLKVYNAAGEILDKFNGTLEEKLEAIKEEFKPKIALRYSDMSEAIKLASDEVFKLLKPFSRTKFNPVKTLLNKEIYKRENFEMISLDTDEVFLKLIYEDIVFSKFFKRYKKDLKELENEIISAFDELYKSLEDELFIYKSRYESFNPFDEFASNYETKSINTYAGRTYENFLREYENAKFKATQKISLFFEKLDVKVASNYENALKLAVYFLKQKIENSLNSHLQMGTPLYIPSAKEVFDRMLNAFSLYEFDDLMCSNNSFLNKTLLDIKTEFNEIYAQKIAMLERLKAKPKEQILKLEKLQESSVILK, from the coding sequence ATGTTTAATGAGTTCATAAATGCCTATAAGGCGAGATATTTTAAGGTTTTTACAAGCGACTTTAAGGGCGAGCTAGCAAGGCTAGTAAATGAGCTAAATGATCCAAGTCTGCACGCAAGCGATGAGATAAAAGAGAGCCTAAATTTACTAATCGACACTCTAAATGAGCCACCTCTCATCGCCGTCATCGGGCAGTTTTCAAGTGGCAAATCAACATTTTTAAACGCTCTGCTTGGACAAAACATCTTGCCATCAGGTCTAACGCCTGTCACGGCAAAGGCTGTGCGGCTAAAATTTGCAAAGATGCCGCTTCTTAGCGTGAAATTTACAAATGGCAGCGAGAGCTTGCTAGCTAGCAGCGAGCTTGCCCAGCTAAACGCCATGAGCGAGCAGATAAAGAGCATGACACTTTACGCGCCAAGTGAAATTTTAAAAGAGGTAAATTTCATCGACACGCCAGGGCTAAACTCGCTAAGAGATGCCGACACAAAAGAGACCAAAAACACGCTAAAAAAGGTCTGTGGTGCGATCTGGCTAAGCCTTGCAAATAACGCAGCAAAGGCAAGCGAGCTTGAAAGTGTAGAAGAAATTTTAAGGACAAACGACCTAAAAGCGCTTTGTTTCATCAACCAAAAGGACAAGCTTAGCAAGGACGAGCTTGAAAGTTTGCTAAAGCACGCTAGGCAAACTTATGGCGAGCTTTTTGAAGATATCATCGCCATCTCGTCAAAGCAGGCGCTAAATGGCATCACAAATGAAAACAAGGGCGAGCTAGAAAGCTCAAATTTTGCTAAAGCACTAAGCGCGGTAAAAGAGGCGTTTTTAAACACGAACTTTAAAGAAAATTTCATAAAAGCAAGGGCGAAAAAGATAGTAAATTTTTTAATCGCTGAGCAAGAAAATCGCCTCAAAGTTTATAACGCAGCTGGTGAAATTTTAGATAAATTTAATGGCACGCTTGAAGAAAAACTAGAAGCGATAAAAGAGGAGTTTAAGCCTAAAATCGCCCTGCGATATAGCGATATGAGCGAGGCTATAAAGCTTGCAAGCGATGAGGTTTTTAAGCTACTTAAGCCATTTTCTAGGACAAAATTTAACCCAGTAAAGACGCTTTTAAACAAAGAAATTTATAAGCGTGAGAACTTTGAGATGATAAGCCTTGACACGGACGAGGTCTTTTTAAAGCTCATCTATGAAGATATCGTCTTTTCTAAATTTTTTAAACGCTACAAAAAAGATCTAAAAGAGCTTGAAAACGAGATCATATCGGCTTTTGATGAGCTTTATAAAAGCTTAGAAGATGAGCTTTTTATTTACAAATCTCGCTATGAGAGTTTTAACCCATTTGATGAGTTTGCCTCAAACTACGAGACAAAATCTATAAACACCTACGCTGGCAGAACCTATGAGAACTTCTTAAGAGAGTATGAAAATGCCAAATTTAAGGCGACACAAAAGATATCGCTCTTTTTTGAAAAGCTTGACGTAAAGGTCGCATCAAACTACGAAAATGCGCTTAAGCTTGCGGTTTATTTTCTAAAGCAAAAGATCGAAAACTCGCTAAATTCGCACCTGCAAATGGGCACACCGCTTTACATCCCGAGCGCAAAAGAGGTTTTTGATCGCATGCTAAATGCCTTTAGCCTTTATGAATTTGACGATCTTATGTGCTCAAACAACTCGTTTTTAAATAAAACTTTGCTTGATATAAAGACCGAATTTAATGAAATTTACGCCCAAAAAATAGCGATGCTTGAGCGCCTAAAAGCAAAACCAAAAGAGCAAATTTTAAAGCTAGAAAAACTGCAAGAGAGTTCGGTGATATTAAAGTAA
- a CDS encoding restriction endonuclease, with protein MNYGTELINKGPEGGIDGIMDELGLSKIYIQAKRYKDGSNIGRQEIQQFIGAISNKNTKKGVFITTAKFTKEAQTFAKDSQNFSVVLIDGDRLAELMIKYKVGVQTSQIYEICKIDTDFFDENNF; from the coding sequence ATGAACTATGGGACTGAACTTATAAATAAAGGTCCAGAAGGTGGGATAGATGGCATCATGGATGAGCTAGGACTTTCTAAAATTTACATCCAAGCAAAGAGATATAAAGATGGCAGCAACATAGGCAGGCAAGAGATCCAGCAGTTCATCGGCGCTATCTCAAACAAAAATACTAAAAAAGGCGTCTTTATCACTACAGCAAAATTTACAAAAGAGGCCCAAACGTTTGCCAAAGATAGTCAAAACTTTAGCGTAGTCTTGATAGATGGAGACAGACTGGCTGAGCTAATGATAAAGTATAAAGTAGGCGTTCAAACAAGTCAGATATATGAAATTTGCAAGATCGACACCGACTTTTTTGATGAAAATAATTTTTAA
- a CDS encoding fumarate reductase iron-sulfur subunit: MSRKITIKAFKYNPLSKVSKPHFATYELEETDGMTLFIALNQIREKFDPDLSFDFVCRAGICGSCGMLVNGKPSLACRTLTKDFESGVIELMPLPVFKLLKDLSVDTGNWMNAMSKRVESWIHTDHETDISKLEEKVEPEVAQEVFELDRCIECGICVASCGTAIMRPDFIGAVGLNRVARFKIDALDKRTDEDFYELIGDDDGVFGCMTLLGCEDNCPKHLPLQSRIAYMRRKMAAIK; this comes from the coding sequence ATGAGTAGAAAAATAACCATAAAAGCTTTTAAATACAATCCTTTAAGCAAAGTTTCAAAGCCTCATTTTGCGACTTATGAGCTTGAAGAGACTGATGGTATGACGCTATTTATCGCGTTAAATCAAATTCGTGAGAAATTTGATCCAGATCTCAGCTTTGACTTCGTTTGTCGTGCGGGAATTTGCGGTAGTTGTGGCATGCTAGTAAATGGCAAGCCAAGCCTAGCTTGCAGAACCTTAACAAAAGACTTTGAAAGCGGTGTCATAGAGCTTATGCCTTTGCCAGTCTTTAAACTACTAAAAGATCTAAGCGTAGATACTGGTAACTGGATGAACGCTATGAGTAAGCGAGTCGAGAGCTGGATACACACAGATCATGAGACAGATATCTCTAAGCTTGAAGAGAAAGTTGAGCCAGAAGTCGCTCAAGAAGTTTTCGAGCTTGATCGCTGTATAGAGTGCGGAATTTGCGTCGCATCTTGCGGAACAGCTATCATGAGACCTGATTTCATCGGCGCTGTTGGTCTAAACAGGGTTGCTAGATTTAAGATAGACGCACTTGATAAAAGAACTGACGAGGACTTTTACGAGTTAATAGGCGATGATGATGGCGTATTCGGTTGTATGACTTTGCTTGGTTGCGAAGACAACTGCCCAAAACACTTACCACTTCAAAGCCGCATAGCTTATATGCGTAGAAAAATGGCTGCTATAAAGTAG
- a CDS encoding fumarate reductase flavoprotein subunit: MNVKYYDALVIGGGLAGLRAAVAAGEKGLSTVVLSLIPVKRSHSAAAQGGMQASLGNSKMSEGDNEDVHFADTVKGSDWGCDQQVARMFCQTAPKAIRELAAWGVPWTRITKGERSAIINAQKTTIVEKEEVHGLIHSRDFGGTKKWRTCYTADATGHTMLFAVANEALKHNVEIHDRKEAIALIHQNNRCYGAIVRDLVNGEITAYVSKGTLIATGGYGRVYKHTTNAVVCEGIGAAIALETGVAQLGNMEAVQFHPTPIVPSGILLTEGCRGDGGILRDVDGYRFMPDYEPEKKELASRDVVSRRIMEHIRAGKGVPSPYGYHVWLDISILGREHIEKNLRDVQEICEIFNGIDPADTEVYTDETGHQRGKGWAPILPMQHYSMGGIKTKPTGESPTLAGLFSAGEAACWDMHGFNRLGGNSVSETVVAGMIVGDYFADYCASHEIEINTADIEKFVKKQEDYLNSLVTKEGKFNVFDIKNKMKEVMWEHVAIFRTGKGLELAVKELEALYKESLDVKVSNKALFGNPELEEAYRVPKMLKLALCIAKGALDRTESRGAHCREDYPKRDDLNWLNRTLTSWKEGDTLPTITYEPLDIMKMEMPPAFRGYGAKGNIIEHPNSAIRQKEVDEIREKMQAEGKSRQEIQEALMHYDLQPKYKAPNERAGIGNE; encoded by the coding sequence ATGAATGTAAAATATTATGACGCATTGGTAATTGGTGGCGGTCTAGCTGGTCTTAGAGCTGCTGTGGCTGCTGGAGAAAAGGGCTTAAGCACCGTAGTTTTGAGCCTCATCCCTGTAAAACGCTCTCACTCTGCTGCTGCGCAAGGCGGCATGCAAGCAAGCCTTGGTAACTCTAAAATGAGTGAAGGTGATAACGAAGATGTACACTTTGCTGATACGGTAAAAGGTAGCGACTGGGGTTGTGATCAACAAGTTGCACGTATGTTTTGTCAAACTGCTCCAAAAGCTATCCGTGAGCTTGCAGCTTGGGGCGTGCCTTGGACTAGGATCACAAAAGGCGAAAGAAGCGCTATCATCAACGCTCAAAAAACAACTATCGTTGAAAAAGAAGAGGTTCATGGCCTTATCCATTCACGTGACTTTGGTGGTACAAAAAAATGGAGAACTTGCTACACAGCTGACGCAACTGGTCACACCATGCTTTTTGCTGTTGCAAACGAAGCGCTTAAACACAATGTAGAAATTCACGACCGCAAAGAGGCGATCGCCTTGATACACCAAAATAACCGCTGTTACGGCGCGATCGTTCGTGACCTGGTAAATGGCGAGATCACAGCTTATGTTTCAAAAGGCACACTTATAGCAACTGGCGGTTATGGTAGAGTTTATAAACACACTACAAACGCTGTTGTTTGTGAAGGTATCGGCGCTGCGATCGCACTTGAGACTGGCGTAGCTCAGCTTGGCAACATGGAAGCTGTTCAGTTTCACCCAACTCCGATCGTCCCATCTGGTATTCTTTTAACAGAAGGTTGCCGTGGTGATGGCGGAATTTTACGTGACGTTGATGGATACCGCTTTATGCCTGATTATGAACCAGAGAAAAAAGAGCTAGCTAGCCGTGACGTCGTTAGCCGCCGTATCATGGAGCACATCCGTGCAGGCAAAGGCGTACCTAGCCCTTATGGCTATCACGTTTGGCTTGATATCTCTATCCTTGGACGCGAGCACATTGAGAAAAATTTACGTGACGTTCAAGAAATTTGCGAAATTTTTAACGGCATCGATCCTGCTGACACTGAAGTATATACTGACGAGACAGGACATCAGCGTGGCAAAGGCTGGGCACCGATCCTACCTATGCAGCACTACTCAATGGGCGGCATCAAGACAAAACCAACTGGCGAGAGCCCAACACTAGCAGGTCTATTTAGCGCTGGTGAGGCTGCTTGCTGGGATATGCACGGCTTTAACCGCCTTGGTGGTAACTCAGTTTCTGAGACAGTTGTCGCTGGTATGATCGTTGGTGATTATTTTGCAGATTATTGTGCTAGCCACGAGATCGAGATAAACACAGCTGATATCGAGAAATTTGTTAAAAAACAAGAAGACTATCTAAATAGCCTCGTTACAAAAGAGGGTAAATTTAACGTCTTCGATATCAAAAACAAGATGAAAGAGGTAATGTGGGAGCACGTTGCGATATTTAGAACAGGCAAAGGTCTAGAGCTTGCTGTTAAAGAGCTTGAAGCACTTTATAAAGAGTCACTTGATGTAAAAGTAAGCAACAAAGCACTATTTGGCAACCCAGAGCTTGAAGAGGCTTACCGCGTGCCAAAGATGCTAAAACTAGCGCTTTGTATCGCGAAAGGTGCGCTTGATAGAACAGAGAGCCGTGGTGCTCACTGCCGTGAAGACTATCCAAAAAGAGATGACCTCAACTGGCTAAACAGAACGCTTACAAGCTGGAAAGAAGGCGACACTCTGCCAACTATCACTTATGAGCCACTTGATATCATGAAGATGGAGATGCCGCCAGCATTTAGAGGTTATGGTGCAAAAGGAAATATCATCGAGCATCCAAACAGTGCTATCCGTCAAAAAGAGGTCGATGAAATTCGCGAGAAAATGCAAGCAGAAGGCAAGAGCAGACAAGAAATTCAAGAGGCTTTGATGCACTATGACCTTCAACCAAAATATAAAGCACCAAATGAAAGAGCAGGTATAGGAAATGAGTAG
- a CDS encoding fumarate reductase cytochrome b subunit produces MTGLIEGFLGKRSDGKKSRTPAAWDRWQSITGFILACFILCHMVFTSTILLGKDAFNAVVGFAEAKFLFGEATWWITNVIAAVIFVVFVTHAFLAMRKFPANYRQYLMFRGHKDRMKHLDTTLWWFQFLTGFALFFAASAHIIDIIFGGHITADKSAAAFHKLEIFYFALLVFMVVHAGVGMYRLYVKWVSIDGANKHEMLAKRNKAKTVVFVIYGILAVIALIADFVWISH; encoded by the coding sequence ATGACCGGGCTTATAGAAGGTTTTTTGGGGAAACGGTCGGACGGCAAAAAAAGCCGCACTCCAGCCGCTTGGGATAGATGGCAAAGTATTACAGGATTTATTCTAGCCTGTTTCATATTGTGCCATATGGTTTTTACTTCTACTATACTACTTGGCAAAGACGCATTTAACGCTGTCGTAGGATTTGCAGAGGCTAAATTTTTATTTGGTGAGGCTACTTGGTGGATCACAAATGTTATAGCTGCTGTTATCTTTGTAGTTTTTGTTACTCACGCCTTCTTGGCCATGAGAAAATTTCCTGCAAATTACAGACAATATTTAATGTTTAGAGGCCATAAAGACCGCATGAAGCACCTTGATACCACACTTTGGTGGTTCCAGTTTTTAACAGGCTTTGCTCTATTTTTTGCAGCAAGCGCCCACATAATCGACATCATCTTTGGTGGTCACATCACAGCTGATAAGTCAGCTGCTGCGTTTCACAAACTAGAAATTTTCTACTTCGCACTACTTGTTTTCATGGTTGTTCACGCTGGCGTTGGCATGTACCGCTTATATGTCAAGTGGGTAAGTATTGATGGCGCAAACAAACACGAAATGCTTGCCAAAAGAAATAAGGCAAAGACAGTTGTATTTGTCATTTATGGCATACTTGCTGTGATTGCGCTAATCGCCGATTTCGTGTGGATCAGCCATTAA
- the lgt gene encoding prolipoprotein diacylglyceryl transferase encodes MEIWNDIYNHFNPVAFSLFGFSVHWYGLMYILALVLALAMAKYLVKKDDIPISNQLLDNYFFWVEIGVILGARLGWVLVYSGEASYYLTQPWQIFNPIHNGEFIGIRGMSYHGAVVGFLLATILFCKKYKQNAWQLLDLCAICIPFGYTFGRIGNFLNQELFGRVTDVPWAINVFGQPRHPSQLYEAFLEGLVIFVILFLYRKYKKFNGELIALYAILYTFARFICEFYREPDSGLGFIIFGLSMGQILSLIMCGLGIFVYIKLYKSFTKI; translated from the coding sequence ATGGAAATTTGGAACGACATTTATAACCACTTTAACCCAGTCGCCTTTAGCCTCTTTGGCTTTAGCGTGCATTGGTATGGGCTTATGTATATTTTAGCCCTTGTTTTAGCGCTTGCCATGGCAAAGTATCTCGTTAAAAAAGATGATATCCCTATCTCAAATCAGCTTTTGGATAACTACTTTTTTTGGGTAGAGATAGGTGTCATTTTAGGCGCTAGACTTGGCTGGGTTTTAGTATATTCAGGTGAAGCAAGCTACTATCTAACGCAGCCTTGGCAAATTTTTAATCCGATTCACAACGGCGAGTTTATAGGAATTCGCGGCATGAGCTATCACGGCGCCGTGGTTGGCTTTTTGCTAGCGACAATTTTATTTTGCAAAAAATATAAGCAAAACGCTTGGCAGCTACTTGATCTTTGCGCCATCTGCATACCTTTTGGCTACACCTTTGGCAGGATAGGAAATTTCTTAAATCAAGAGCTTTTTGGACGAGTCACAGATGTGCCTTGGGCGATAAACGTCTTTGGTCAGCCAAGACATCCAAGCCAGCTTTACGAGGCATTCTTAGAAGGTTTAGTTATTTTTGTCATTTTATTTTTATATAGAAAATATAAGAAATTTAATGGCGAACTCATAGCACTTTATGCCATTTTATACACATTTGCAAGATTTATTTGCGAGTTTTACAGAGAGCCTGATTCTGGACTTGGATTTATTATATTTGGTCTATCGATGGGGCAAATTTTATCACTTATTATGTGTGGGTTGGGAATTTTTGTCTATATTAAACTTTATAAGAGTTTTACGAAAATTTAA
- a CDS encoding restriction endonuclease subunit S: MSEIFTKFGISFNTNGGGYEPLRNFGVVFNPSKSEIRNLPNDLPVSFVDMQSVNENGYIENKITKPLKEVRMGSYTYFAENDIIIAKITPCMENGKCAVASGLSNSIGLGSSEFHVLRCDASKILPKFLFGFLNRQIVRDEAAKSMTGASGHRRVPIKFYQDLGAKFPSIEIQKQIVTEFENLESEILQREQKLTNLQGKYNEILNRHL; the protein is encoded by the coding sequence ATGAGCGAAATTTTTACAAAATTCGGAATAAGTTTTAACACAAATGGGGGGGGGTATGAGCCGTTAAGGAATTTTGGCGTCGTATTTAACCCTTCAAAATCTGAAATTAGAAATTTACCAAATGACTTGCCAGTATCTTTTGTGGATATGCAAAGCGTTAACGAAAACGGATATATAGAAAATAAAATAACTAAGCCATTAAAGGAAGTAAGGATGGGTAGTTACACGTATTTTGCGGAAAACGACATAATAATCGCAAAAATAACGCCTTGTATGGAAAACGGCAAGTGTGCCGTGGCGAGCGGTTTGTCAAACAGCATAGGACTTGGAAGTAGCGAATTTCACGTTTTAAGGTGCGATGCAAGTAAAATTTTACCTAAATTTTTATTCGGATTTTTAAATAGACAAATAGTTAGAGATGAAGCGGCAAAAAGTATGACGGGAGCAAGTGGTCATCGTCGAGTCCCAATAAAATTTTATCAAGACCTAGGAGCTAAATTTCCATCGATTGAAATCCAAAAGCAAATCGTAACCGAATTTGAAAATTTAGAAAGCGAAATTCTGCAAAGAGAACAAAAGCTGACAAATTTACAAGGTAAATACAATGAAATTTTAAATAGACATTTATAG